In Streptococcus respiraculi, one DNA window encodes the following:
- the leuD gene encoding 3-isopropylmalate dehydratase small subunit produces the protein MEKITIYTGTTVPLMNDNIDTDQILPKQFLKLIDKKGFGKYLMYAWRYLDHAYTENPDFVFNRDEYRKATILVTGDNFGAGSSREHAAWALADYGFKVVIAGSFGDIHYNNELNNGMLPIVQPRSVREKLAELSPEDEITVDLEKQLIISPVGEFHFDIDSEWKYKLLNGLDDIGITLQYEDLIAAYERNRPAYWRNDEKE, from the coding sequence TATACAGGGACAACAGTTCCTCTCATGAATGACAATATTGATACTGACCAGATTTTACCCAAGCAGTTTTTGAAGCTGATTGACAAGAAAGGCTTTGGCAAGTATCTCATGTATGCTTGGCGTTATCTGGACCATGCTTATACAGAAAATCCTGATTTTGTTTTTAACAGGGACGAGTACCGTAAAGCCACCATTTTAGTGACAGGTGACAATTTCGGAGCAGGCTCGTCTCGGGAGCATGCTGCTTGGGCTCTAGCTGATTATGGCTTTAAGGTCGTCATTGCTGGGTCTTTTGGGGACATTCACTACAATAACGAATTAAACAACGGCATGTTGCCCATTGTTCAGCCAAGAAGTGTCCGTGAGAAATTGGCAGAGCTGAGCCCAGAGGATGAAATCACCGTTGATCTAGAAAAACAACTCATCATCTCACCAGTGGGAGAGTTTCACTTTGACATTGATAGTGAGTGGAAATACAAGCTCTTAAATGGCTTAGATGATATCGGTATTACTCTTCAATATGAGGATTTGATTGCAGCCTATGAGCGTAATCGCCCAGCCTATTGGCGAAATGATGAAAAAGAATAA